CGAAACGGAGCATATCGGAAACGGAGCAAACATGGCGGATCCCTTTACCACGCACACCGGCCTGACCGTCCCGCTCGACCGGATCAACGTGGACACGGACCAGATCATCCCCAAGCAGTTCCTGAAACGGATCGAGCGCACCGGGTTCGGACAGTTCCTGTTCTACGACTGGCGGTTCACGGGCGACGGCTCGCCCGATCCCGGTTTCGTGCTCAACGAAGACCGCTACCGGGACGCCACGATCCTGGTATCCGGGGACAACTTCGGCTGCGGGAGTTCCCGAGAGCACGCGCCCTGGGCACTGCAGGACTACGGCTTTCGCGTGATCATCGCGCCGTCCTTCGCGGACATCTTCTACAACAACTGCTTCAAGAACGGACTGCTTCCCGTCGTGCTGCCCGGCGATACCGTGCACCGCATGCTCCGGAACGCGGCGGAGCAGCACCCCTATTCCGTCTCGGTGGACCTCGAACGGCAGGTCGTCACCGAGCCCGGCGGACCAACCGATCCCAACGGTGCTCCCGAGCCCGGCGGCGCGTCCCACCCGTTCGAGGTCGACCCCTTCCTCAAGCACTTTATCCTGGAGGGTCTGGATGAAATCGGCTGGACCCTGCAATTCGAGGACGACATAGCGGCGTATGAACGTACCCGGAGTACGGGCTGACCAACTGCTCGCGCTGTCCCAGGCCGGCGACGAAACGCTGCGCAGCGTGTTTCAACGGGACCGTCACGCCACCCTGTGATCGGGCACGTCGTCCAGGAACCGGATCGTTCGATCCAGGTGTGGCATAGTGCGCGGCGCGATGTGGTCGAAGGATTGCGCGTAGCTCAGTGCGCGGCGCGTTGCGACTGCCGCTAAGGCAAAATGCGGGGCATCAAGGCTTGAAAATCGTCGAAGAACCCCTGACCAGGCTGGCCGAACACGGCCATGTACCCATTGCCTACGAGGTGAGATCCCGTTTCCGGGCCGATCAGGTAAACGGCGGCCTCGGGGGTATCGCATTGGTGGAAGAACCGGTGGATCCCCCCTACGTCAAGGACTACGATCAGACATCAGAAGAAGGGCCTGCCCGTTGGCCCGCCCGGTGGCTCGGCCGGTGGGACACTTCGGCGTGGGGATTGCTCGCGGCCTTCGACGGTTCCAGGCGGGTGGGCGGCGCGCTGCTGGCCCGCCGCACGCCGAACGTGAACATGCTGGAGGGCCGGGACGACCTCCTGGTGCTGTGGGACCTGCGCGTCCACCCCGACCATCGCGGGACCGGCGTGGGACGAAAACTCTTCGAGGCCGCGGTGGACTGGGGGCGGCGCCACGGCTGCATCGAAATAAAGATCGAAACCCAGAATACCAA
Above is a genomic segment from Gemmatimonadota bacterium containing:
- the leuD gene encoding 3-isopropylmalate dehydratase small subunit; protein product: MADPFTTHTGLTVPLDRINVDTDQIIPKQFLKRIERTGFGQFLFYDWRFTGDGSPDPGFVLNEDRYRDATILVSGDNFGCGSSREHAPWALQDYGFRVIIAPSFADIFYNNCFKNGLLPVVLPGDTVHRMLRNAAEQHPYSVSVDLERQVVTEPGGPTDPNGAPEPGGASHPFEVDPFLKHFILEGLDEIGWTLQFEDDIAAYERTRSTG
- a CDS encoding GNAT family N-acetyltransferase — its product is MARSSVRGALRLPLRQNAGHQGLKIVEEPLTRLAEHGHVPIAYEVRSRFRADQVNGGLGGIALVEEPVDPPYVKDYDQTSEEGPARWPARWLGRWDTSAWGLLAAFDGSRRVGGALLARRTPNVNMLEGRDDLLVLWDLRVHPDHRGTGVGRKLFEAAVDWGRRHGCIEIKIETQNTNVPACRFYARQRCRLGAIISNAYAEFPDELQLIWRMPL